Below is a genomic region from Fusarium oxysporum Fo47 chromosome VIII, complete sequence.
TCAGCAAAGGACCTCGAACTtttatccttcttcaacagaaGTCTAACATACTGTGAAATGCTCCTCGCAGCAGTTAACCAAGACGACACAGCTCTCGACACCGATGATCCAGTCACAGGCCCTCAAACCGACTCCTCAATGCAACTAGCCGAGCGATACATGGACAACTCACCACACCCGTGGACTGGCATTTCCCCGCTTGCATCTCAGCTCTTCGCACAAGCGATAAGGCTCTGCCGAAGCTTCCGAAGAAATCTGAAACTACCGAAAGAAACAGGGCGGGATTTCCAGCGAGCTCTGGAGGAGATCCAAGAGGCGCAGCGGTTGGAGGAGAAGCTTCTGGGGCTTGAGTTCCAGAATACCCTTTGTGTTGCTAACACGGGAGATTATCGGACACCGTCGCTTCATCTTGCGCAGGTCGCTGAGGCTTATAAACTCGCTGCGTTGCTGCAGCTGTATCAGACGTTCCCGGATCTGGTGGCTTTGCGATTACCGACCGATTCTGTTCATGCGAATAGTCGACATATTCCTTGGGAGGAGTGGATTATTCCGTTGAGTCTCCGTCTTGTTAATGTTTTGGAGCATATTCCGCCCAATTCTGGCACACGCTGTATCCAGCCTTTGCTGTACATCACCGCGAGTACTGGCCTTCGCTACGATACCACGACGATGCTTGACATTTCTACCTCTTCATTCGATACAGGCATCGGCTCGTCAAACTTCCAGACGGATCCCTTCTCTATGGATATGCTAGGTACTTCACCGCCACCTGCCAACCTAATATCCCGCATGTCCCTCGACATTAGTAACGCTCGGCATTTCATCACCGGTCGGCTGAACATGTTGGAGAGCAGTTTACCGCCGAAACCAGTCATGATGGCGAAGGAACTCATCAAAGCGATATGGGATGCTTATGATAGTGAAGCACCTGGGTCGGCTTCGGTGCATTGGGTGGACGTGATGGAGGATAACAACTTGAGATCAATGTTTGGTTAGGTGACTGTAAATAAGATTGTTTATTGGATCAATGTTGGAGTTTATAGGGAGATATCACAGTATGAGTTTAACTTGGGTTACTGGCTTAATTGAGAGCTTCATATATGGAAGCATTCTAATCTATCAGATCCCGCTATCCAAGCCCTTCCCATCTATAGATCGCCCATCTTTCTCGCACCAGTATAAAACGCCAACCCTGTATCCGGCGAAGAGAAAGTAAGCGTAGCGCCATTGGGGATATAAAACACGTCCCCAGCCTTGGCCTCGACCTTTTGGCCCGTCGAGTCCTCAATGACAAAGTTTCCCTCAAGGATGATCTTGCACTCGTCGTACTTGTATGTGTATGTGAGAGGCTCGCCCTTGTTGACGCGGAAAAGGCCCATGGCCAGGGGCTTCTCGGCGCCTTCGGGCGTGGAGTGGATGTCGCCGATGAAAGTGTTTCCGCCTGAGAGAGGGGGGATCTCGAATTTGGATTGAGCTTGGGCGAAGTGCTTGAAGGAGGCCATTTTGATAGTCTTTTGGAGATTGACTTTTAAGGGTTTGTTTAGGTGAAGAGATGGAATGTTTGAGACAGAAGTAGATTGCTTGATGCTAGATACAGACAATCGAGGAAGAGTCCCTTTCATATACCCATCTCTCAAGCCTCATTCCTCCTCGAGATACTTACTCTAGTTTCACACATAAGCGGCGAGGTTAGCCATCACCAAACATTCATTCCCTCTTTGGAGCAATGTTACCGGAGTGTTTGCGGGGAATGATAAGATGGCGATAGCATGGTTTTTCCTATTTGGGTCAAGTTGTCCGGTTCGAAGATTGTGGGGTTTTCGGGAGGCGGAGGTCGCGGGGCGTGGAGCGTCCGTTTGGAGAAGCGATTTCCGGTTTGTGAAATGATAGATACGTAACTTGTTTTTACGAGAGGGAGTGATAGTGGGATGGTGGGTTAAAATGGGTGGTATGGCTGCTAGGAGTGTTGAGGGTTGTGTATATATGTGTTGACTTACACGGTTGTTTCACAGCACAAGTATCTTCTATTGTAATTGCATCTCAAGATAGGTCGCCCTCGCCTTTCTACATGATCATGG
It encodes:
- a CDS encoding fungal-specific transcription factor domain-containing protein codes for the protein MQPEPSFVATPSAVFDVPLDTPAPALAEELPIEDNTSILGDASWTTSSCTESDNDIFARSNSIVEENLSDMTVQNVEMTSQALTPTNESQYFEGTPLTVGLITDTSSLLISNWFEQVCTLWSGFDSDFNLNRKLALELCTSSQSVFSSLQSMSAGFLSTRLPHMKQSAMYFLQAATGSVLSEAEEIIQNPAVDNMPAGALFSLFCLGTTVCWVDARQLGLPFFRSARKILNRLNRRISSLSAKDLELLSFFNRSLTYCEMLLAAVNQDDTALDTDDPVTGPQTDSSMQLAERYMDNSPHPWTGISPLASQLFAQAIRLCRSFRRNLKLPKETGRDFQRALEEIQEAQRLEEKLLGLEFQNTLCVANTGDYRTPSLHLAQVAEAYKLAALLQLYQTFPDLVALRLPTDSVHANSRHIPWEEWIIPLSLRLVNVLEHIPPNSGTRCIQPLLYITASTGLRYDTTTMLDISTSSFDTGIGSSNFQTDPFSMDMLGTSPPPANLISRMSLDISNARHFITGRLNMLESSLPPKPVMMAKELIKAIWDAYDSEAPGSASVHWVDVMEDNNLRSMFG
- a CDS encoding RmlC-like cupin domain-containing protein, whose protein sequence is MASFKHFAQAQSKFEIPPLSGGNTFIGDIHSTPEGAEKPLAMGLFRVNKGEPLTYTYKYDECKIILEGNFVIEDSTGQKVEAKAGDVFYIPNGATLTFSSPDTGLAFYTGARKMGDL